One Campylobacter concisus DNA segment encodes these proteins:
- a CDS encoding ParA family protein, whose product MSEIITIANQKGGVGKTTTAVNLAASLAVAEKKVLLIDIDPQANATTGLGFSRSDYEFNIYHVLTDRKKLSQIVLKTEIPTLFLAPSNIGLVGIEQEFNDQSKDYKLILKNKISEVVDDYDFIIIDSPPALGSITINALSASDSVIIPIQCEFYALEGLAQILNTVKIIKKTINPKLNIKGFLPTMFSSQNNLSKETIANLKQHFENKLFKSKDGKDEFVVVPRNVKLAESPSFGKPVILYDIKSPGSIAYQNLAYCILN is encoded by the coding sequence ATGAGCGAGATAATAACAATAGCTAACCAAAAAGGCGGCGTTGGCAAGACCACAACGGCCGTAAATTTAGCCGCATCACTGGCGGTTGCTGAGAAAAAAGTATTATTAATAGACATCGATCCGCAGGCAAACGCAACGACAGGACTTGGTTTTAGCAGAAGCGATTATGAGTTTAACATCTATCACGTCTTAACAGATAGAAAAAAGCTCTCACAAATCGTACTAAAAACTGAGATACCAACGCTTTTTTTAGCTCCGTCAAATATCGGACTTGTCGGCATCGAGCAAGAATTTAACGACCAAAGCAAAGACTATAAACTAATCCTTAAAAACAAAATTTCAGAAGTTGTAGACGACTATGATTTTATCATCATCGATAGTCCTCCGGCACTTGGTAGTATCACGATAAATGCTCTTAGTGCAAGCGATAGTGTGATCATCCCGATCCAGTGCGAATTTTACGCACTTGAGGGCTTGGCGCAGATCCTAAACACTGTAAAGATCATCAAAAAAACGATAAATCCAAAGCTAAATATAAAGGGCTTTTTACCGACAATGTTTAGCTCGCAAAACAATCTCTCAAAAGAGACCATTGCAAATTTAAAGCAGCATTTTGAAAATAAGCTCTTTAAGAGCAAGGACGGAAAAGACGAATTTGTAGTCGTTCCAAGAAACGTAAAACTTGCTGAAAGCCCAAGTTTTGGCAAGCCGGTGATACTTTATGATATAAAATCACCAGGCTCGATCGCATATCAAAATTTGGCATATTGTATTTTAAACTAA
- a CDS encoding biotin--[acetyl-CoA-carboxylase] ligase, producing the protein MKVEFFQSLPSTQEFLIDALKNGEIKPPHMVVAYNQTKGVGSRGNSWEGLGGNLFMSFCISEDELPSDIPPPSISIYFSMLMREVLSDLGSKCWLKWPNDFYVDERKIGGTLTNKVDEIYICGMGINLASAPENAGILDIKASVDELVWGFVSMLDKKILWKPIFSKFRIDFCKSKSFITHIANRAVSLQDAEICEDGAILLNGEKVYSLR; encoded by the coding sequence TTGAAGGTTGAGTTTTTTCAAAGTCTGCCTTCGACGCAGGAATTTTTGATAGACGCCCTAAAAAACGGCGAGATAAAGCCTCCGCACATGGTCGTGGCGTACAATCAAACAAAAGGGGTCGGCAGCCGCGGCAACAGCTGGGAGGGCCTTGGTGGAAATTTATTTATGTCATTTTGCATAAGCGAAGATGAGCTGCCAAGCGACATACCTCCGCCCTCGATCTCGATATATTTTTCTATGCTGATGCGTGAGGTATTGAGCGATCTTGGCTCAAAGTGTTGGCTGAAATGGCCAAATGATTTTTACGTAGATGAGCGCAAAATAGGCGGCACTTTGACAAATAAAGTGGATGAAATTTACATTTGTGGCATGGGGATAAATTTAGCTAGCGCGCCCGAAAATGCGGGCATTTTAGACATAAAAGCTAGTGTAGATGAGCTAGTTTGGGGCTTTGTTAGCATGCTTGATAAAAAGATTTTATGGAAGCCAATTTTTAGCAAATTTAGGATAGACTTTTGCAAGTCAAAAAGTTTTATTACGCATATTGCAAATAGAGCTGTTTCGCTTCAGGATGCTGAAATTTGCGAGGATGGAGCGATATTATTAAACGGGGAAAAGGTATATTCTTTAAGATGA
- a CDS encoding FoF1 ATP synthase subunit B' — MLEIDVPLMLLTAIVFFALIAILNPLLYKPMLKFIDDRNASIKHDEESTSKNASDLSVHEKEIEEIIQNARAEANKIRQEALNLAREESSKEVNAVKSSLEADYNEFLNALSSQKDSLKADLAAKLPELRAALNAKLSKI, encoded by the coding sequence ATGTTAGAAATAGATGTGCCTTTGATGCTTTTAACGGCTATCGTTTTCTTTGCCCTGATCGCCATTTTAAATCCCTTGCTATATAAGCCAATGCTCAAATTTATAGATGACAGAAATGCCTCTATAAAACATGACGAAGAGAGTACGAGCAAAAACGCAAGTGATCTAAGCGTTCATGAAAAAGAGATCGAAGAGATCATACAAAACGCAAGAGCAGAGGCCAACAAAATAAGACAAGAGGCCTTAAATCTGGCAAGAGAAGAGTCTTCAAAAGAGGTTAATGCTGTGAAAAGTAGCCTAGAAGCTGACTACAACGAATTCCTAAATGCTCTAAGCTCTCAAAAAGATAGCTTAAAAGCAGATCTAGCAGCTAAACTACCAGAACTTAGGGCTGCTTTAAATGCTAAGCTCTCTAAAATTTAA
- a CDS encoding ParB/RepB/Spo0J family partition protein: MAKKGGLGRGLSAILEDVEQAYSKEIANLNDSEIVEEINIDEILPNPYQPRTHFDEEALKELSASIKRHGLIQPIIVIKKDDGYMLIAGERRYRATKMLGASKIKAIIADIKSQNLRELALIENIQRENLNPIELAKSYKELINEYKITQDGLANIIHKSRTQITNTMRLLLLSDYTQRLLQEDKLTQGHAKVIVGLSSEEERMVVDTIIGQKLSVRDTEILVKKIKNKEEVKEPKPQISEEMSKKLSNLQEIFKNLKIKTKVKSKNLILEFSDISQVEEFIAKLK, encoded by the coding sequence ATGGCGAAAAAAGGTGGATTAGGGCGCGGACTTAGCGCGATACTTGAAGATGTAGAGCAGGCCTACAGCAAAGAGATCGCAAATTTAAACGACTCTGAGATAGTCGAAGAGATAAATATAGATGAAATTTTACCAAACCCATACCAACCAAGAACGCATTTTGACGAAGAGGCTTTAAAAGAGCTAAGTGCTAGCATCAAAAGGCACGGACTAATACAACCAATAATCGTCATCAAAAAAGATGACGGTTACATGCTAATAGCTGGTGAACGTAGATACCGTGCTACAAAGATGCTTGGAGCAAGCAAGATAAAGGCGATCATCGCTGATATCAAGTCTCAAAATTTAAGAGAGCTTGCGCTTATCGAAAACATACAACGTGAAAATTTAAATCCAATAGAACTTGCAAAGTCATATAAAGAGCTCATAAACGAGTATAAGATCACGCAAGATGGCCTAGCAAACATCATCCACAAGAGCAGAACTCAGATAACAAATACGATGAGGCTTTTGCTGCTTAGCGACTACACGCAAAGACTTTTGCAAGAAGATAAGCTCACGCAAGGCCACGCTAAAGTCATCGTAGGACTTAGTAGCGAAGAAGAAAGAATGGTTGTTGATACGATCATTGGACAAAAACTAAGTGTTAGAGATACAGAAATTTTAGTAAAAAAGATAAAAAATAAAGAAGAAGTAAAAGAGCCAAAACCTCAAATTTCAGAAGAAATGAGCAAGAAATTATCAAATTTACAAGAAATTTTTAAAAATTTAAAGATAAAGACGAAAGTAAAATCTAAAAATTTAATATTAGAATTTAGCGACATTTCACAGGTAGAAGAATTTATAGCTAAGCTAAAATAG
- the thiD gene encoding bifunctional hydroxymethylpyrimidine kinase/phosphomethylpyrimidine kinase: MKNALSIAGVDPSGGAGVLADIKVFIAHGVYAMGAITAVTAQNTKGIFGMQLVEPKLIEDQIKAIFDDIRVDVIKIGVVPSVEIIKSVAKTLREIKNLPPVVLDPVMSCKNGDIWLEGAAKDAIVEELFPLASVITPNIFEAREILKHELKGESELKEACKDLLKFGTKSVYLKCGEIEGKSLDIFYDGNEYEIFSDERIKTTATHGSGCSLSSAIASNLANGHSLKESVKNAHDYIFNAIKNAVIIGGGQNPVNHFYKFKV; encoded by the coding sequence GCGCTAAGTATAGCAGGTGTTGATCCAAGCGGTGGAGCTGGAGTTTTAGCTGATATAAAGGTCTTTATAGCACACGGCGTATATGCGATGGGAGCGATTACGGCAGTCACTGCTCAAAATACAAAGGGCATATTTGGCATGCAGCTAGTTGAGCCAAAGCTCATTGAGGATCAGATCAAGGCGATATTTGATGATATAAGAGTTGATGTGATAAAAATAGGCGTCGTCCCAAGCGTTGAGATCATCAAAAGCGTCGCAAAAACGCTAAGAGAGATCAAAAATTTACCGCCAGTCGTGCTTGATCCAGTCATGAGCTGTAAAAATGGCGACATCTGGCTAGAAGGTGCTGCAAAAGATGCGATCGTGGAGGAGCTTTTCCCGCTTGCGAGCGTGATCACGCCAAATATCTTTGAAGCGCGTGAAATTTTAAAGCATGAGCTAAAGGGCGAGAGCGAGCTAAAAGAGGCTTGTAAAGATCTTTTAAAATTTGGCACAAAGAGCGTCTATCTAAAATGTGGCGAGATAGAAGGCAAGTCGCTTGATATATTTTATGATGGCAACGAGTATGAAATTTTTAGCGACGAGCGCATAAAAACGACAGCGACACATGGCTCAGGCTGTTCGCTATCAAGCGCGATCGCTTCAAATTTAGCAAATGGCCATAGTTTAAAAGAGAGCGTGAAAAACGCGCATGATTATATCTTTAATGCTATTAAAAACGCAGTCATTATCGGCGGCGGACAAAATCCAGTAAATCACTTCTATAAATTTAAGGTGTGA